In Tistrella mobilis, the genomic window CTGCCGCTGGTCGGCAGACGAGCTGATCGTGCGGGCGACCGGCGCGCCGCTCTCCGCCGACGCCTTCCTCAGCCATCTGCGTCGCCGCTATCTGGGGGAAAACCCGGCCTGACCCCGGCCCCGGCGCCGGGACGGCCGGGTCCACATGGCTGACCGGCGCCGCTGGTCGATTGATCGGGCGCGCCGGTCCCGGTAGTCTCGGCGCAGCTCCGGCCCTTTCCGGCCTCCCGACTCTCACGACGAAGGTTGACCTCCGTGCAGTACATCAGCACCCGCGGCCGCGCGCCGCGGCTCGATTTCGGTCAGGTTCTCCTCGACGGTCTCGCCCGCGATGGCGGCCTCTATCTGCCCGAGAGCTGGCCCCGGGTCGAGCCGGCCACCATGCGGGCCTGGCGGGGGCTGGACTATGCGGGTCTCGCGAAGCAGGTGATGCGGCTCTTCGTCGGCACGACCATTGCGCCGGCCGATCTCGACCGGATGATCGACGACACCTATGCCGGCTTCGGCCACAGGGCGGTGGCGCCGCTGAAGCAGCTGGGCGCGAATGAATGGGTGATGGAGCTGTTCCACGGCCCGACCCTTGCCTTCAAGGATTTCGCCCTGCAGCTGCTCGGCCGGCTGTTCGATCATGCGCTGGAGCGTTCGGACCGGCGCGGCGTGATTCTGGGGGCGACTTCGGGCGATACCGGCTCGGCCGCGATCGAGGCCTGCCGTGATCGCGCACGGCTGGACGTGTTCATCCTGCACCCGCTGGGTCGCACCTCCGAGGTGCAGCGCCGGCAGATGACCACCGTGCTCTCGCCCAATGTCCACAACATCGCCATCCGCGGCACGTTCGACGATGCCCAGGACATGGTGAAGGCGGCGTTCGGCGACGAGACCTTCCGTGATCATGTCGGGCTGACCGCGATCAACTCGATCAACTGGGCGCGGATCGCGGCCCAGGTGGTCTACTATTTCCATGCCGCGCTGGCGCTGGGGGCGCCTGACCGCGAGGTTGCCTTCGCCGTGCCGACCGGCAATTTCGGCGATGTCTATGCCGGCTATATCGCCGCCTCGATGGGTCTGCCGGTGGCAAAGCTGATCGTGGCCACCAACGAGAACGACATCCTGGCGCGGTTCTTCCGCAATGGCGACTATTCCTCGGCCGGCGTGCGGCCGACCTGGAGCCCGTCGATGGACATTCAGGTCGCCAGCAATTTCGAACGGCTGCTTTTCGATCTGAAGGGCCGCGATGGCGAGGCGACCGCCGCTGCCATCCGCACCTTCCGCGAGACCGGCAGCCTGCCGGTCACCGATGCCGAGGTCGCGAGGGCGCGGCTGCTGTTCGATGCCGGCGCCGCCGATGACGGCCGTACCATCGACACCATCGCCCGGGTTTTCGCCGAGACCGGCGAGATCCTGGATCCGCACACCGCCGTGGGTGTGTCGGTGGCCCGCGACCGCCGCGACGGCCTGCCCGCCGGCACGCCGGTCGTGGTACTGGCGACCGCCCATCCGGCCAAGTTCCCGGATGCGGTCGAAAAGGCGATCGGCCGTCGCCCGGCCCTGCCGGAGCGCATGGCAGACCTGATGGAGCGACCGGAGCGATATGACACACTGGAGGCTGACGTTTCGGTCCTGACCTCCCATATCCTGTCGCATCGCCGCAACGCCTGACCATTCCGGTCCGGCTGCCATCCCCGACAGAAGGGCAGAAGACGCCATCATGAGTCTCGACGGTTCCAGCATCCGCATCACCACCCTGCCCAACGGCATGCGTGTGGCCACCGACACCATGGCCCATGTCGAGACCGTGACCGTGGGGGTCTGGGTGCATGCGGGCACACGCCACGAGCCGGCGGAGATCAACGGTGTCTCGCATCTGCTCGAACACATGGCCTTCAAGGGCACCGAGCGGCGCACTGCCCAGGGCCTGGCCGAAGAGGTCGAGGCCGTGGGCGGCTATATGAACGCCTATACCTCGCGCGAGCAGACGGTCTACTACCTGAAGCTGATGGCCGAGGATCTGGAACTGGGCGTCGACGTGCTCGCCGACATCCTGCAGCATTCGGTCTTCGATCCGGACGAGCTGGAACGCGAGCGCTCGGTGGTGGTGCAGGAGATCCTGTCGGCCGACGACATGCCGGAAGACGTCGTCTTCGACCATTTCCAGATCGCAGCCTACCCCGATCAGGGGCTGGGCCGGCCGATCCTGGGCCCGGTGGAGATCGTGCGCGGCATGCCGCGCCAGGCGATCGCCGGCTATATGCGCCGCCAGTATGCCGCCGGCCGGATGGTTCTGGCGGCGGCGGGCAAGGTGGATCACGACCGGCTGGTCGATCTGGCCACCCGTTTCTTCGATGCCCTGCCCGCGACCGAGACCCGCGAGACCGATCCTGCCGCCTATGTCGGCGGCGATCTGCGTCGGCGCAAGGACCATCTGGGCCAGGTGCATCTGACGCTGGGTTTCCCCGGCATCGGCTATGCCCACGAGGACTATCACGCTTCGCAGCTGCTGGCCACGCTGCTGGGCGGCGGCATGTCCTCCCGCCTGTTCCAGGAGG contains:
- the thrC gene encoding threonine synthase; the encoded protein is MQYISTRGRAPRLDFGQVLLDGLARDGGLYLPESWPRVEPATMRAWRGLDYAGLAKQVMRLFVGTTIAPADLDRMIDDTYAGFGHRAVAPLKQLGANEWVMELFHGPTLAFKDFALQLLGRLFDHALERSDRRGVILGATSGDTGSAAIEACRDRARLDVFILHPLGRTSEVQRRQMTTVLSPNVHNIAIRGTFDDAQDMVKAAFGDETFRDHVGLTAINSINWARIAAQVVYYFHAALALGAPDREVAFAVPTGNFGDVYAGYIAASMGLPVAKLIVATNENDILARFFRNGDYSSAGVRPTWSPSMDIQVASNFERLLFDLKGRDGEATAAAIRTFRETGSLPVTDAEVARARLLFDAGAADDGRTIDTIARVFAETGEILDPHTAVGVSVARDRRDGLPAGTPVVVLATAHPAKFPDAVEKAIGRRPALPERMADLMERPERYDTLEADVSVLTSHILSHRRNA
- a CDS encoding M16 family metallopeptidase produces the protein MSLDGSSIRITTLPNGMRVATDTMAHVETVTVGVWVHAGTRHEPAEINGVSHLLEHMAFKGTERRTAQGLAEEVEAVGGYMNAYTSREQTVYYLKLMAEDLELGVDVLADILQHSVFDPDELERERSVVVQEILSADDMPEDVVFDHFQIAAYPDQGLGRPILGPVEIVRGMPRQAIAGYMRRQYAAGRMVLAAAGKVDHDRLVDLATRFFDALPATETRETDPAAYVGGDLRRRKDHLGQVHLTLGFPGIGYAHEDYHASQLLATLLGGGMSSRLFQEVREKRGLCYNVYSFASPFEDHGLFGIYVAAAEDEIAEAMPVIVDETLGVADRVGEEELRRSFAQLKAGLLMGLESTTARAERLAQSLIIHGRVQSVAETVAELQAVTPDQVSRLAGRLLGGGAPTLAALGPIARVQSYDDLRRRFG